TGCAGCCCCTCCATGTGCTGGCGGGCGAGGATCTCGGTCGGGGCCATCATCACGCCCTGCCCGCCGGCTTCGACGGCGACGAGCAGCGCCATGAAGGCGACCAGCGTCTTGCCCGCGCCGACGTCGCCCTGCAGCAGGCGGTTCATCCGGCTCTCGGCGGCCATGTCCTCGGCGATCTCGTCCATGGCGCGCAGCTGCGCGCCGGTGGGACGGTAGGGCAGCGCCGCGAGCACCCGGCGGCGCAGGTGGCCGTCGCCGATGGTGGGATGCCCCTTGCCGCGGCGGCGGTTGATCCGCGCGAGGCCGAGCGTCAGCTGGTGCGCCATCAGCTCGTCATAGGCGAGCCGGGCGCGGGCGGGGGCCGTGGGGGCAAGCGCCGCCATGCCGTCGGGCGCGTGGGCAGCTTCCAGCGCCGCGTGCCAGTCGGGCCAGCCCTCGCGCTCCTTGAGCGGGCCGTCGATCCATTCGCCGAGCTGCGGCGCGCGCGCCAGCGCGCCCGCCACGGCGCGGGCCATCAGCTTCTGCGTGACCCCGGCGGTGAGCGGGTAGACCGGCTCGAAGAGCGGCAGCGTGTCGGCCTCGTCGGGGGGCAGGATGTGGTCGGGGTGGACCATCTGCGCCATGCCGTCGAAGAACTCGACCTTGCCCGAGACGAGCCGGCGCGAGCCCTCGGGCAGCACCCGGGTCAGGTAATCGGCACGGCCGTGGAAGAACACCAGCTGGAAGGTGGTCTCGGCATCCTCGACCTGGATGCGGTAGGGCCGCCCCTTCACCGCGGGCTTCATGTGGCGCAGCACCTGCACCTCGACCGTTACCGTGCCCGGCAGGTCCGCCCCCTGCACCGAGGCGCGCGGGCGGCGGTCGATCACCGAATGCGGCAGGGTCATCAAGAGGTCACGCGGCGCGGCGACGTCCAGCGCCTCCATCGCCTGCGCGGTCTTGGGGCCGACGCCGTCCAGCGTCTTCAGCTCGGAAAAGAGTGGCCAGAGGGCCTCGGGGCGCTGGCTCATGCCCGGGTCACCCGCCGATCAGCGCGAGCCATTCATCCTCGTCCATCAGCCTGACACCCAGTTCCTTGGCCTTGGCCTCCTTGCTGCCCGCGCCGGGGCCCGCGACGACGATGTCGGTCTTCTTCGACACCGAGCCCGAAACCTTGGCCCCGAGCGCCTCGGCGCGCGTCTTGGCCTCGGCGCGGCTCATCTTCTCGAGCGTGCCGGTGAAGACCACGGTGAGCCCCGCCACGGGGCTGCCCGAGGTGACCGGGCGCTCGGCGTCCTGGATGTCGAGATGCGCGACCAGCCGGTCGACCGAGGCGCGCTCGGCCTCCTGGTGCAGCGAGGTGACGAGCGAGACCGCGACGATCGCGCCGATGCCGTCGATGCCGACGAGGTCATCCCAGGCGGCGCGCGCCTCGGGTGCGACCTTCGGCTCCTCGGCCCAGACCGCGTCCTGCGTCTCCTTGATGCGGGCGCGGCGTCCGGCGGAGGCGGCAAACTTGCGCTCCTCCTCGACGGCAGCCTCGGCCTTGCGGTAGCGCTCGACGGCCGGAACCGCCTGATCGACGGCACCGATCATCGCGTCCCAGCTGAGGTAGTGCTTCGCGAGATCCTTGGCGACCACCTCGCCGACATGGCGCATCCCGAGCGCGAAGATCACCCGGTTGAGCTCGATCCTGCGCTTCTCGTCGATGGCGTCGAAGAGGTTGCTAGCACTCTTGTCGCCCCAGCCCTCGCGGTTCTTCAGCTGCTGCATGCCCGAACCGTAGCGCGCCTTCAGCTCGAAGATGTCCGCCGGTTCCCGGATCCAGCCGTCGCGGTAGAACTGCTCGACCTGCTTGGCGCCGAGCCCCTCGATGTCGAAGGCGGCGCGCGAGACGAAATGCTTCAGCTTCTCCACCGCCTGCGCCGGGCAGACGAGCCCGCCGGTGCAGCGGCGCACGGCGTCGCCCTCCTCGCGGATCGCCTCGGAGCCGCATTCGGGACAGGTCGGGGGGAAGACGTAGGGCTGCGCGTCTTCGGGGCGCTTCGAAAGGTCCACGTCGGCCACTTTCGGGATCACGTCGCCGGCGCGGTAGACCTGCACCCAGTCACCGATGCGGAAATCCTTGGCATTGCCCTCGGCGTCGGGGCGGATCACCTCGCCCTTGGCGTCGCGCCCGGCGATGTAATCCTCGTTGTGCAGCGTGGCGTTCGACACGACGACGCCGCCCACGGTGACCGGGGTCAGCCGCGCGACGGGGCTCAGCGCGCCGGTGCGGCCCACCTGGATGTCGATCGCCTCGAGCCGGGTCCAGGCCAGCTCGGCCGGGAACTTGTGCGCGATCGCCCAGCGCGGCGTCGTCGAGCGGAAGCCGAGCCGCCCCTGCAGGGCAAGGTCGTTGACCTTGTAGACCACGCCGTCGATGTCATAGCCGAGCGTCGCGCGCTGCGCCTCGATGCCGCGGTAATTCGCGATCATCTCGCGCGGGCCGTCACAGACCTGCGTCAGCGGGTTGGTCTGGAAGCCCAGCGCGCGCAGGCGCTCGATCGAGCCGATCTGCGTGTCGGCCAGCGGCGCCGAGAGCTCGCCCCAGGCATAGGCGAAGAAGCGCAGCGGGCGGGCGCGGGTGATCTCGGCGTCGAGCTGGCGCAGCGACCCGGCGGCGGCGTTGCGCGGGTTGGCGAAGAGCTTGCCGCCGCGCGCCTCCTGCCGCTCGTTGAGCGCGGCGAAATCCTCGTGGCTCATGTAGACCTCGCCGCGCACCTCGAGCACCTCGGGCGCGCCCTCGAGGCGCTGCGGGATGTCGGCGATGGTGCAGGCGTTGGCGGTGACGTTCTCGCCCACGGCGCCGTCGCCGCGCGTGGCGGCCTGGACCAGCGCGCCCTTCTCGTAGCGCAGCGAGAGCGAGAGCCCGTCGATCTTCGGCTCGGCGGTATAGGCCAGCGCGGCGGTGTCGGAGAGGCCGAGGTAGCGGCGGATGCGGGCGTCGAACTCGTCGACCTCCTCGGGCTCGAAGGCATTGCCGAGCGAGAGCATCGCGACGGCATGGCGGACCTTGGAGAACCCGTCGGCCAGCGGCGCGCCGACCTGCTCGCTGGGGCTGTCTTCGCGCTTCAGCTCGGGAAAACGCTCTTCGATGTCGATGTTGCGGCGCTTCAGCGCGTCGTAGTCGGCGTCCGAGATCTCGGGCGCGTCCTCGGTATGGTAGGCGATGTTGGCCTGCGCGAGGATCCCGGCGAGCCGCGCAAGCTCGTCCCGTGCCTCTGCCTCGGTCAGTGCCTCTACCGGTTTTTCCGCCACATGCTGGGCCATTGCCGCATTCCTTGCTCACGCCTTTTGGCAGACGTGATAGGGCGCGCGGCGGGGCACGTCCAGAGTCAGGCGTTCACTGCCATCGCGCCAACCGGCGGCTCGGGATCGCGCAGCACGTAGCCGCGCCCCCAGACGGTCTCGATGTAATTCTCGTCCCCGGTGGCTTCCGAGAGCTTCTTGCGCAGCTTGCAGATGAAGACGTCGATGATCTTGAGCTCGGGTTCGTCCATGCCGCCGTAGAGGTGATTCAGGAACATCTCCTTGGTCAGGGTCGTCCCCTTGCGCAGCGAGAGCAGCTCGAGCATCTGGTATTCCTTGCCGGTCAGGTGCACCGGACGCTCGGCCACGGTCACCGTCTTGGCATCTAGGTTCACCGACACCTTGCCGGTGCGGATGATCGACTGCGAATGCCCCTTGGAGCGGCGGATGATCGCATGGATGCGCGCCACCAGCTCGTCGCGGTGGAAGGGCTTGGTCAGGTAGTCGTCGGCGCCGAAGCCGAAGCCCTTGATCTTGTTGTCGGTATCGTCGGCACCCGAGAGGATCAGGATCGGGGTGTTGATCCGGGCCATGCGCAGCTGGCGCAGCACCTCGTGCCCGTGGATGTCCGGCAGGTTCAGGTCCAGCAGGATCAGGTCGTAATCATAGAGCTTCGCCAGATCGATCCCCTCTTCGCCGAGATCGGTGGCATAGACGTTCAGGTTGGCATGGTTCAGCATCAGCTCGATGCTCTTCGACGTGGTCGGATCGTCTTCAACCAAAAGGATACGCATGGCCGTCTCCGCTAATCTCTACCCCTGCCCCGAGCCTGTCCGAATTTAGTTAATGGTTCTTTACTCCGGCAGAGTTCAGTTTCCGTCAGAGTAGCCCCTCAATGCGTTTCCGAAGGGCTCTCAAAAGGATAGGTCGTCAATTTTTCCTGCTTTTGACCGACGGTTTTCCATTCCGGTTGCCCGGCCCGGAAATTCGCGGCCTTCCCCGTTCCAAACCCCGCATTCAAGGAAAATTTTAGCAACTACAAGCCGTTCGTACCGTCACCCGCCGGTTCATTCCGCCCGTCTCGGGCCCTTTCCGACTCACCGAAGGCACCCCGGATTCCGCTCCGGCCGTTTTCCCGGACCCTGCCCGGAATTCCGGCAATATTTCGGGAAAACTTTCCGATCGGGATTCCTTTCGGGGTCCCGCGGCATTCCTTTCAGGCGCCGCTTTCTCGGAAACGCTGCACCAGCGTGGCCTTCAGCGCCTCTTCCCCGTGGCTGGAGACGGCGTTCATCCATTCGGCGAGCTCCTCGGAGCTCAGCGCGTAGCGCTCCATCGCCTGCTGCTCGGTCAGCAGCCCGTGGCGCACCGCACGGACCACCGCCGCCTTGCGCGAGGCGACCCATCGCCGGGTTTCCGCCGCCGGAAGATCGGCCCGGGTCATGATCGAGCCGTCAGGCAGCGTCACCGCGCGCGGACCATCGATCTTCTTCAGGTACATCGTCTTCGTCCTGTGTGGCCCTTCCCTACGCCCGGCGATCCGGCCTGCCATGCCGCCGGCGCACCCGACGGCCATGGCCATCCGCACCGACCGCACCGCGCCGCCCGACACGGCCCAGCTATGGGGGTGACGCATACTGGCCTTGCGTGATTTAACGCTGTCTAAAACCCGCCCTTGTTAGTAAGACGCATTTTCCTATATTCCCCCGGACTCCCGGAGATTGACGATGGCCCTCGATACCCAGACCCTGAACTCGCTTGGCTTTGCGAAGTCCCCCGCCGAGACGCGGGTGGTCGTTGCCATGTCCGGCGGCGTGGACAGCTCCGTCGTCGCCGCCATGCTGGCCGAGGAAGGCTATGACGTGGTCGGCGTGACGCTGCAGCTCTACGACCACGGCGCGGCGCTCGCCAAGAAGGGGGCCTGCTGCGCCGGCGTCGACATCCACGATGCCCGCCGCGTGGCCGAGCAGATGGGCTTCCCCCACTACGTGCTCGACTACGAGAACATCTTCAAGGACGCGGTGATCGACGAGTTCGCCGAGAGCTACCTTGGCGGCGCCACCCCGGTGCCCTGCATCCGCTGCAACGAGCGGGTGAAGTTCAAGGACCTGCTCGAGACCGCCAAGGACCTCGACGCCGACTGCATGGCCACCGGCCACTACATCCAGCGCATGCTGGGCGACGAGGGTCCCGAGCTGCACTCGGCCGCCGATGCGAACCGTGACCAGAGCTACTTCCTCTTCTCGACCACCCCCGAGCAGCTCTCGTACCTGCGCTTCCCGCTCGGCCACCTGAAGAGCAAGGCCGAGACCCGCGCGCTCGCGGCCAAGTACGGGCTCTCGGTCGCCGACAAGCCCGACAGCCAGGACATCTGCTTCGTGCCCGACGGCAACTATGCCTCGGTGATCGAGAAGCTGCGCCCCGGCGCGGCCGAGCCGGGCGAGATCGTCCATGCCGACGGGCGCAGGCTCGGCACCCACAAGGGCGTCATCCACTACACCATCGGCCAGCGCCGCGGCCTCGGCATCGGCGGGCTCGACGAGCCGCTCTACGTGGTGAAGCTCGACGTCGACGCCAAGCAGGTGGTGGTCGGCCCGAAGGAGATGCTGGCGACCCGCGTCATCCCCGTGCGCGAGATCAACTGGCTGGGCGACGAGCCCTTCACCAGCCGCGAGGAATGGCATCTCAAGGTCAAGGTCCGCTCGACCCGCCCGCCGCGCGAGGCGATCATCCGCCCGCTCAGCGACACCACCGCCGAGGTCGAGCTGCTGACCCCGGAGGAAGGCGTCAGCCCCGGACAGGCCTGCGTGTTCTACGCCCCCGAGGGCAGCCGCATCTTCGGCGGCGGCTGGATCTGGCGCGGCTACTGATCGCCGCACCCCTCTTGCCGCCACCCGCACGACGGCCCATCCTTTCCGCGAAAGGGTGGGCCTTGTCATGTCGTGGTTGAGCCGTCTCACGGAACGCCGGATCCTGAAATCGCTGGCCGAGGGCAGGCTGCAGGGGCTCGAGGGCGAGGGCCGGCCCCTGCCTGACCGCAGCGGCGAGGCGCATCTCGACCCCGGCGAGGCGATGGGATTCCGCATCATGGCAGAGGCGGGCGCGCTGCCCGAGGAGATCACGCTCCGCAAGCAGGTGGCAGCGCAGCAGGAGGTCCTTGCCGGGCTGACCGACCCCTTGGAGCGCAAAGGGGCCATGGCCAGGCTTGCCGAGCTGCAGATGAGGCAGTCCATGGCCGAGGAGGCCCGACGCCGTTTCCTGCGCGACTAGGCGCTAGGCCTGCGGCGGCGCCTCCTGCCCTGGCGTGGCACAGCCGGGATAGACCTGCGGCGCATGGGCCAGCGCCTCGGCAGCGAGCGGCGCCGACAGCAGGTGGCCCTGCCCGGCGGCGCATCCCATCGCCTGCAGGTAGCGCAGCTGCCCCGGTGTCTCGATCCCCTCGGCCACGACGCGGAAGCCGAAGCGGCGCGCCATGCCGAGGATCGCCTCGACCACGGCGCGGTCGCGCGGGCGCGCGCTCAGCCCCTGCACGAACTGGCGGTCGATCTTGAGCATGTCGATCGGCCATTTGCCGAGGTGGCGCAGGCTGCCATAGCCGGTGCCGAAATCGTCGAGGGCGATTCTCGCCCCGCGGTTGCGCAAATCGCGCAGCGTCTCGAAGACGCGCCCCCCCGCCTCGCCGAGCATGACCGTCTCGGGCACCTCGATCACCATCGCCGCCCAGGGCAGGTCCAGCTCCGCGAGCCGGTCCGCGAGATCGGCGGCGAAGGCGCGGTTGCGCAGGTCGAAGCCGGTCACGTTGAGCCCGATGCGCAGCGGCGCGCCATCCGCGGCGGTGCGCACCGGCAGCCCGTGCAGCACCTCGGTGGCCTGCAGGATCATGCTGCGGGTCAGCTGCTCGGCCAGCACCGCGTTCTCGAAGATCGGGCGGAAGAGCTCGGGGCCCATCTCGTGCCCGGCCGAGCCCTGCCAGCGCGCCAGCACCTCGTAGCCGGTGCAGGCCCCGGTGGCGAGATCGACGACCGGCTGGAACACCGGCCTGATCTGCCCGTCCGCGAGCGCCCCCGAGAAATTGCGCATCAGCTCGCGCAGGCCGAAGCGCAGGTGCCGGTGCGGGTCGAAGATGACCTGCGTCCCGCGCCCCGATTCCTTGGCCGCGTAGAGCGCGGTGTCCGCCAGCTCGAAAAGCGCATCGTAGCTCTCGCTGTGGCGCGGGAAGATCGCGGCCCCCATGCTCACGCTGCCGAGCGCGGGCTTGCCCATGGTCTCGCCCAGCCGGGCGAGCGCGGCGCGGCTGGCCCCCATGAACTCGACCAGCGCCGGCTCCGCCTCGGCCGGCAGGCGCAGCAGCAGCGCGAACTCGTCGCCGCCGATCCGCCCGAGCCGGGTGTCATCCGGCAGGCTGCCGCGCAGCGCCCC
The Salipiger sp. H15 DNA segment above includes these coding regions:
- the ligA gene encoding NAD-dependent DNA ligase LigA produces the protein MAQHVAEKPVEALTEAEARDELARLAGILAQANIAYHTEDAPEISDADYDALKRRNIDIEERFPELKREDSPSEQVGAPLADGFSKVRHAVAMLSLGNAFEPEEVDEFDARIRRYLGLSDTAALAYTAEPKIDGLSLSLRYEKGALVQAATRGDGAVGENVTANACTIADIPQRLEGAPEVLEVRGEVYMSHEDFAALNERQEARGGKLFANPRNAAAGSLRQLDAEITRARPLRFFAYAWGELSAPLADTQIGSIERLRALGFQTNPLTQVCDGPREMIANYRGIEAQRATLGYDIDGVVYKVNDLALQGRLGFRSTTPRWAIAHKFPAELAWTRLEAIDIQVGRTGALSPVARLTPVTVGGVVVSNATLHNEDYIAGRDAKGEVIRPDAEGNAKDFRIGDWVQVYRAGDVIPKVADVDLSKRPEDAQPYVFPPTCPECGSEAIREEGDAVRRCTGGLVCPAQAVEKLKHFVSRAAFDIEGLGAKQVEQFYRDGWIREPADIFELKARYGSGMQQLKNREGWGDKSASNLFDAIDEKRRIELNRVIFALGMRHVGEVVAKDLAKHYLSWDAMIGAVDQAVPAVERYRKAEAAVEEERKFAASAGRRARIKETQDAVWAEEPKVAPEARAAWDDLVGIDGIGAIVAVSLVTSLHQEAERASVDRLVAHLDIQDAERPVTSGSPVAGLTVVFTGTLEKMSRAEAKTRAEALGAKVSGSVSKKTDIVVAGPGAGSKEAKAKELGVRLMDEDEWLALIGG
- the ctrA gene encoding response regulator transcription factor CtrA, whose product is MRILLVEDDPTTSKSIELMLNHANLNVYATDLGEEGIDLAKLYDYDLILLDLNLPDIHGHEVLRQLRMARINTPILILSGADDTDNKIKGFGFGADDYLTKPFHRDELVARIHAIIRRSKGHSQSIIRTGKVSVNLDAKTVTVAERPVHLTGKEYQMLELLSLRKGTTLTKEMFLNHLYGGMDEPELKIIDVFICKLRKKLSEATGDENYIETVWGRGYVLRDPEPPVGAMAVNA
- a CDS encoding DUF1153 domain-containing protein translates to MYLKKIDGPRAVTLPDGSIMTRADLPAAETRRWVASRKAAVVRAVRHGLLTEQQAMERYALSSEELAEWMNAVSSHGEEALKATLVQRFRESGA
- the mnmA gene encoding tRNA 2-thiouridine(34) synthase MnmA, producing the protein MALDTQTLNSLGFAKSPAETRVVVAMSGGVDSSVVAAMLAEEGYDVVGVTLQLYDHGAALAKKGACCAGVDIHDARRVAEQMGFPHYVLDYENIFKDAVIDEFAESYLGGATPVPCIRCNERVKFKDLLETAKDLDADCMATGHYIQRMLGDEGPELHSAADANRDQSYFLFSTTPEQLSYLRFPLGHLKSKAETRALAAKYGLSVADKPDSQDICFVPDGNYASVIEKLRPGAAEPGEIVHADGRRLGTHKGVIHYTIGQRRGLGIGGLDEPLYVVKLDVDAKQVVVGPKEMLATRVIPVREINWLGDEPFTSREEWHLKVKVRSTRPPREAIIRPLSDTTAEVELLTPEEGVSPGQACVFYAPEGSRIFGGGWIWRGY
- a CDS encoding DUF1992 domain-containing protein, yielding MSWLSRLTERRILKSLAEGRLQGLEGEGRPLPDRSGEAHLDPGEAMGFRIMAEAGALPEEITLRKQVAAQQEVLAGLTDPLERKGAMARLAELQMRQSMAEEARRRFLRD
- a CDS encoding bifunctional diguanylate cyclase/phosphodiesterase, giving the protein MSDLPDQDDFERAGYPVSELDALLDRIGAAALPLTGAVACLIDLPPEVVGPRAVRMAAPLEGALADTLRGLMDALPEETAAPGRPRFIDREVMGAPYHFLALRIGGTCGRRLGAIVLGFDVAGPEPHAAQRMSRHFIAMLEALLAERRAKLAMAQDMAVLGRHAARLQEQTQRDALTGLENAESFRESARAALELRHEPYALVLVDVDHFKQINDLHGHQFGDVYLRAVAGALRGSLPDDTRLGRIGGDEFALLLRLPAEAEPALVEFMGASRAALARLGETMGKPALGSVSMGAAIFPRHSESYDALFELADTALYAAKESGRGTQVIFDPHRHLRFGLRELMRNFSGALADGQIRPVFQPVVDLATGACTGYEVLARWQGSAGHEMGPELFRPIFENAVLAEQLTRSMILQATEVLHGLPVRTAADGAPLRIGLNVTGFDLRNRAFAADLADRLAELDLPWAAMVIEVPETVMLGEAGGRVFETLRDLRNRGARIALDDFGTGYGSLRHLGKWPIDMLKIDRQFVQGLSARPRDRAVVEAILGMARRFGFRVVAEGIETPGQLRYLQAMGCAAGQGHLLSAPLAAEALAHAPQVYPGCATPGQEAPPQA